One segment of Bacteroides sp. AN502(2024) DNA contains the following:
- a CDS encoding ATP-binding protein produces the protein MGRAISNKNVLTAKFEVADFDGAFLASFGRPELRGAWIIYGGSGSGKTTFVMQVCKYLTRFRRVAYNSLEQGLSLSLQKAWERVGMAEVGNRIILLNKEQLKELRTRLKKKQSPDVIVIDSVHYLRRFNMDQYQTLRDEFPGKLFIFISHEKAGQPKGTMAQNIRYDSEIKIRVEGYKAFVTTRYEVADLGEGGADFVIWEAGAQEYWIDKM, from the coding sequence ATGGGACGGGCGATAAGCAATAAAAACGTACTGACGGCAAAATTTGAGGTGGCCGACTTTGACGGGGCATTTCTTGCCAGCTTCGGACGGCCGGAACTGCGTGGCGCATGGATAATCTACGGCGGCAGCGGCTCAGGTAAAACCACCTTTGTGATGCAGGTCTGCAAGTACCTTACCCGCTTTCGTCGCGTGGCATATAACAGTCTGGAGCAGGGTTTAAGCCTGTCATTGCAAAAAGCATGGGAGCGCGTGGGCATGGCGGAAGTCGGCAACCGCATTATACTGCTGAATAAAGAACAGCTGAAAGAATTGCGCACCCGTTTGAAGAAGAAACAAAGCCCTGACGTGATTGTGATTGACAGCGTACATTATTTAAGACGCTTCAATATGGATCAGTACCAGACTTTGCGTGACGAGTTCCCCGGCAAACTGTTTATTTTCATTAGCCATGAAAAGGCAGGCCAGCCCAAAGGCACGATGGCACAGAACATCCGCTATGACAGTGAGATAAAAATACGTGTGGAGGGTTACAAGGCATTCGTCACTACCCGTTACGAGGTTGCCGACCTCGGTGAGGGCGGCGCGGACTTCGTGATATGGGAAGCAGGCGCACAGGAGTATTGGATTGATAAAATGTAA
- a CDS encoding terminase, which yields MATKKELEEKKEYARLLFMQGETQKVIAEKVGVSAVTINKWVTENGWQEQRAASNITRPELVNKLLHTIDKLIERVNESDDPEAMAGLGDKLAKLSTTIERLDKKASIVDVIEVFMAFSKWMRFRMSFDEGITPELLKTINKYHDLYINELLQNKFNQ from the coding sequence ATGGCAACGAAAAAGGAACTCGAAGAGAAAAAAGAGTATGCGCGCCTGCTTTTCATGCAGGGGGAAACGCAAAAGGTGATCGCGGAAAAGGTCGGAGTGTCGGCCGTAACGATTAACAAATGGGTGACCGAGAACGGCTGGCAGGAACAACGGGCGGCGTCCAACATCACACGCCCCGAACTGGTGAACAAGTTGCTGCATACCATTGACAAACTTATCGAGCGGGTAAATGAAAGCGACGACCCCGAAGCGATGGCGGGGCTGGGCGATAAGCTGGCGAAACTTTCAACGACCATCGAACGCCTCGACAAAAAAGCGTCCATCGTGGACGTGATAGAGGTATTTATGGCGTTCAGCAAGTGGATGCGGTTCCGCATGTCGTTCGACGAGGGGATTACCCCCGAACTGCTCAAAACCATCAACAAGTATCACGACCTGTATATCAACGAATTGTTGCAGAACAAATTTAACCAATAG
- a CDS encoding phage virion morphogenesis protein yields MIDGEQLKKNILDDMRVELSDEFDKNFERKAFFTKKWKRRANPNAKGSLLMVTGTMRRSIKAEVRDNGVRFTSAVPYAAIHNEGGTGTKPVRQHTRTSKKGKQYTVRAHMRKFTMPQRQFVGDGRRTQEIIKDVIADNVADFNMQLSKFIRK; encoded by the coding sequence ATGATAGACGGGGAACAACTTAAAAAGAACATATTGGACGATATGCGAGTGGAACTTTCCGACGAGTTCGACAAGAACTTCGAGCGGAAAGCGTTTTTTACAAAGAAATGGAAACGCCGAGCCAACCCCAACGCGAAAGGGTCGCTGCTGATGGTTACAGGAACAATGCGCCGAAGCATCAAGGCAGAAGTGCGGGACAATGGCGTGCGGTTCACTTCCGCAGTCCCATACGCAGCCATACACAATGAGGGCGGAACGGGGACAAAGCCTGTCCGCCAACATACACGAACCAGCAAAAAAGGGAAGCAATACACGGTAAGGGCGCACATGCGAAAGTTCACCATGCCGCAGCGTCAGTTCGTGGGCGACGGCAGACGGACACAGGAAATAATAAAGGATGTCATCGCGGATAACGTCGCGGATTTCAACATGCAACTGTCTAAATTCATAAGGAAATGA
- a CDS encoding toxin glutamine deamidase domain-containing protein codes for MGLRGEYRAFNAALRSLYGREQLTLAEDDRPFDFDDALFDDAAKTVYRNGGFDVSCLAEPQAQALIKETLRVLDTAVGCALPHEVPDTIRYALENNAFVFSGFKTFHALREVGLSMLTEKGDIKPFNDFLTDVRRINAQYNHNYLYAEYNHALGAAQMAAKWHDFERDGDRYNLQYRTAGDDKVREEHAILNGTTLPPSDPFWDMFLPPNGWNCRCTAVQVRKNKYPASDPELAMKRGQNCTEGAKKAVFRYNAGKSLQLFPPKHPYFKAPTEAKKVIEQVTEEAIKEKRIGTLRDQLPDTLTDTEKDAIAANNYELEQALGIMAEKPMTMEEADKQSANPAYVPKYLIDEKGMYRDKHARYRLNPAYDQKRDEPNAINCQTCASAYALRLMGFNVTAKPNTRGSKLEYLSRGMQCWEAWKNTDGTPAQHTSLNGWLEAKGYQKVTPKRYLQFFDEVCKEVGVYELSIGWKGGGGHATILQRFTDGTLRYIEPQADNSEGSGYEWKNLEYLANEGATKNHVCRGIMRIDNKLFNIGFIDIFNK; via the coding sequence GTGGGGCTGCGCGGGGAGTACAGGGCGTTCAATGCGGCGTTGCGCTCGCTATACGGGCGCGAACAGCTGACACTGGCCGAGGACGACCGCCCGTTTGATTTCGACGATGCCCTGTTTGACGACGCGGCAAAGACGGTGTACCGGAACGGGGGATTTGACGTTTCATGCCTGGCAGAACCGCAGGCGCAGGCTCTCATTAAAGAGACGCTGCGTGTGCTCGATACGGCCGTAGGCTGCGCGCTGCCCCATGAAGTACCCGACACCATACGTTACGCCCTCGAAAACAACGCTTTTGTGTTTTCGGGATTCAAGACGTTCCACGCGCTGCGTGAAGTGGGGCTGTCGATGCTGACGGAAAAGGGCGACATCAAGCCGTTTAATGACTTCCTGACGGACGTAAGGCGGATTAACGCACAGTACAACCACAATTACCTGTACGCGGAATACAACCACGCGCTCGGGGCGGCGCAGATGGCGGCCAAATGGCACGACTTCGAGCGGGACGGCGACCGTTACAACCTGCAGTACCGCACGGCGGGCGACGACAAGGTGCGCGAGGAACACGCCATACTCAACGGCACGACGCTGCCGCCGTCCGACCCGTTCTGGGACATGTTCCTGCCACCGAACGGCTGGAACTGCCGGTGTACGGCCGTGCAGGTACGCAAGAACAAATATCCAGCATCCGACCCCGAACTGGCCATGAAGCGCGGGCAGAACTGTACGGAGGGGGCGAAAAAAGCCGTTTTCAGGTACAACGCCGGAAAGTCGCTGCAACTGTTCCCGCCAAAGCACCCGTATTTCAAAGCTCCCACCGAAGCAAAAAAGGTTATCGAACAGGTGACAGAGGAAGCCATCAAGGAAAAACGCATCGGAACGTTGCGGGATCAGTTGCCTGACACCCTTACAGACACGGAAAAAGATGCTATCGCGGCAAACAACTACGAACTGGAGCAGGCTTTGGGTATCATGGCCGAAAAGCCTATGACTATGGAGGAAGCCGACAAACAAAGCGCAAACCCTGCCTATGTGCCGAAATACCTGATTGACGAAAAGGGAATGTATCGGGATAAGCACGCACGTTACAGGCTTAATCCTGCATACGACCAAAAAAGGGATGAACCTAACGCCATAAACTGCCAGACGTGCGCCTCTGCCTATGCGTTGCGGCTGATGGGATTTAATGTGACAGCAAAGCCGAACACACGCGGCTCGAAATTGGAATATTTAAGCCGCGGTATGCAATGTTGGGAAGCGTGGAAAAATACAGACGGGACACCCGCACAACATACCAGCCTGAACGGATGGCTGGAGGCAAAAGGCTACCAGAAAGTAACGCCCAAACGGTATTTGCAATTTTTTGATGAAGTGTGTAAGGAGGTCGGCGTATATGAATTGTCAATCGGATGGAAAGGCGGAGGCGGACACGCTACCATATTACAGCGATTTACCGATGGCACATTGCGGTATATCGAACCGCAGGCAGATAATTCCGAGGGGTCAGGTTATGAATGGAAAAACCTCGAATATCTAGCAAACGAGGGTGCGACTAAAAATCATGTATGCCGCGGGATAATGAGAATTGACAACAAGTTATTCAACATCGGGTTCATCGACATTTTCAACAAATAA
- a CDS encoding DUF3164 family protein produces MENVTMTAEERQEFEAYRAEKQKKEASAQRKRQRENYAAMVDDELRTTLPVLQELSEQIKTVKNTVFGNFDAILRMKSEVLGLTKDDQRSHTFTSGDSKLRLTLGVNTIDGYRDTVEDGISMVKEYIESLAKDETSKALVNAVLRLLSRDQSGNIKASRVLQLRKMAEETGNERFIEGVQIIEESYQPTETKKYIRAEYKNEKGAWVNIPLGMTDVE; encoded by the coding sequence ATGGAAAATGTAACAATGACAGCGGAAGAACGCCAAGAATTTGAGGCGTACCGCGCGGAGAAACAAAAGAAAGAAGCTTCGGCACAGCGCAAGCGGCAGCGCGAGAACTACGCCGCGATGGTAGATGACGAACTGCGTACCACACTACCCGTCCTCCAAGAGTTGAGCGAACAGATTAAGACGGTCAAGAACACCGTTTTCGGCAACTTCGACGCCATTCTGAGAATGAAGTCGGAGGTTCTGGGACTGACGAAAGACGACCAGCGCAGCCATACGTTTACCTCCGGCGACAGCAAACTGCGTCTTACCCTCGGTGTGAACACCATCGACGGTTACCGTGACACGGTGGAGGACGGCATCTCAATGGTCAAGGAATATATTGAAAGCCTTGCCAAAGATGAAACGAGCAAAGCCCTTGTGAATGCCGTGCTGCGTCTGCTTTCCCGTGACCAAAGCGGGAACATCAAGGCCAGCCGCGTGCTCCAGCTCCGTAAGATGGCCGAGGAAACGGGCAACGAGCGTTTTATCGAGGGTGTGCAAATCATCGAGGAAAGCTACCAGCCCACCGAAACAAAGAAATACATTCGTGCTGAATATAAAAACGAAAAGGGTGCTTGGGTAAATATTCCGCTCGGCATGACCGACGTGGAATAA
- a CDS encoding HK97 family phage prohead protease: MAKEVIISTSGLNCYGGRVLTSGIDLTQFRKNPLLLWMHRRSLDRDAMPIGRIDNLRTDGDRLIGTPVFDRNDEFAKKIESKWENGFLRMASAGIEIIETSDAPEYLLQGQTRRTITRCRLEEVSIVDMGGNDEALQLYDNSGKMLKLAAGEDNDALPLLAPEKKDDRTGTTPAGKTNNQTNKSTQSMNKEILQLLGLSETATEQEAAGALRLLKEKADKVETLQLAGITAVVDGAIAEKRITADKKAHFVNIGKAAGIDSLRETLSLMQPVRKPTEVIRQTDTPRDDEPKTYAKLSDVPAAEMEKLREEKPQDYERLYKAEYGHGIPKK, translated from the coding sequence ATGGCAAAAGAAGTAATCATAAGCACCAGCGGCCTGAACTGTTACGGCGGTCGCGTGCTGACATCAGGCATAGACCTGACACAGTTCCGGAAAAACCCGCTGCTGTTGTGGATGCACCGCCGCAGCCTAGACCGTGACGCCATGCCTATCGGCCGCATCGACAACCTGCGCACGGACGGCGACCGCCTTATCGGTACGCCCGTGTTCGACCGGAACGACGAGTTCGCCAAAAAGATAGAAAGCAAGTGGGAGAACGGTTTTCTGCGCATGGCTTCGGCGGGCATCGAAATCATCGAGACCAGCGACGCGCCCGAATATCTGCTGCAAGGTCAGACACGGCGCACCATCACCCGTTGCAGGCTGGAAGAGGTCAGCATCGTGGACATGGGCGGCAACGACGAAGCCTTGCAACTTTACGACAACAGCGGCAAAATGCTGAAACTTGCCGCGGGCGAGGACAACGACGCATTGCCCCTGCTTGCACCCGAAAAGAAAGACGATCGGACGGGAACTACTCCCGCCGGTAAAACGAATAATCAAACCAATAAATCAACTCAAAGCATGAACAAAGAAATTTTGCAGTTGCTCGGCCTGTCGGAAACAGCCACCGAGCAGGAGGCAGCGGGCGCGCTCCGCCTGCTGAAAGAAAAGGCCGACAAGGTGGAAACGCTCCAGCTTGCCGGCATTACGGCCGTTGTGGACGGTGCAATCGCCGAGAAGCGTATCACGGCTGATAAAAAGGCGCATTTCGTGAATATCGGCAAGGCTGCCGGCATCGACAGCCTGCGCGAGACCCTTTCTCTTATGCAGCCCGTCAGGAAGCCCACAGAGGTAATCCGCCAGACCGACACACCGCGAGACGACGAACCGAAGACCTACGCCAAACTGTCGGATGTCCCTGCCGCCGAGATGGAAAAGCTGCGCGAGGAAAAGCCGCAGGATTACGAACGCCTGTACAAAGCCGAGTACGGGCATGGCATCCCGAAGAAATAA
- a CDS encoding N-acetylmuramoyl-L-alanine amidase: MTKLQYLVIHCTATPAGREVSAADIRRWHTSPAPEGRGWKQVGYTDLFHLDGRVERLVANNEDANVDPWEITNGAAGYNSVSRHVVYAGGCDAGMKPKDTRTAAQKEALRKYVLDFHARHPDVKIVGHNRLAAKACPSFDVAAWLLEIGIKQ, encoded by the coding sequence ATGACTAAACTTCAATATCTGGTTATCCATTGCACGGCCACCCCCGCGGGTCGCGAAGTGAGTGCTGCCGACATCCGTCGTTGGCACACTTCGCCCGCCCCTGAGGGTCGCGGCTGGAAACAGGTAGGCTATACCGACCTGTTCCACCTTGACGGCCGTGTGGAGCGTCTGGTGGCGAACAACGAGGACGCGAATGTCGATCCGTGGGAAATCACCAACGGAGCGGCAGGCTACAACAGTGTAAGCCGCCATGTCGTTTACGCGGGCGGTTGCGATGCGGGCATGAAGCCGAAAGACACCCGTACGGCAGCGCAGAAAGAGGCGTTAAGGAAATACGTGCTTGACTTTCACGCACGCCATCCTGATGTCAAAATCGTGGGACACAACCGGCTTGCGGCGAAAGCCTGCCCGTCGTTTGATGTGGCGGCGTGGCTTCTGGAAATAGGTATCAAACAGTAG
- a CDS encoding DUF6046 domain-containing protein, which produces MTPISFMFIAAGAATQAKGLLYRMQPSRTGQAPNWDGHGGGITPHEVSSPITDKSYWEGRYVLCELTLRKQDGQTLVINDAVCAISRAKNIVTTQMVGMDGTVKEYINEGDYQINIVVGVVAVRNGVIVDEYPEDGLRELRAFFDEKAAIDVHSVFLEIFDIGSIVIKSFSVSQDTASNYQSVSISAMSDGDYNVYSTEY; this is translated from the coding sequence ATGACACCGATAAGTTTCATGTTCATAGCTGCGGGCGCGGCCACACAGGCGAAAGGGCTGCTGTACAGGATGCAACCCTCGCGCACGGGGCAAGCCCCTAATTGGGACGGCCACGGTGGCGGTATCACTCCGCACGAGGTCAGCAGCCCGATAACCGATAAAAGTTATTGGGAGGGGCGGTATGTGTTATGCGAACTGACACTGCGCAAGCAGGACGGCCAGACGCTTGTCATCAATGACGCCGTGTGTGCCATCAGCCGCGCGAAAAACATCGTCACCACGCAGATGGTCGGCATGGACGGCACGGTGAAAGAATACATCAACGAGGGCGACTACCAGATAAACATCGTTGTCGGTGTGGTCGCCGTCCGTAACGGTGTCATCGTGGACGAATACCCCGAAGACGGGCTGCGCGAGCTTCGCGCCTTTTTCGACGAAAAGGCGGCCATCGACGTGCACAGCGTCTTTTTAGAGATATTCGACATCGGTAGTATCGTGATAAAGAGTTTTTCTGTATCGCAGGACACGGCGAGCAACTACCAAAGCGTGAGCATTTCGGCCATGAGCGACGGGGATTATAACGTGTACAGTACAGAGTATTAA
- a CDS encoding DUF935 family protein, with amino-acid sequence MDLISSIKQAFTRRTYTEADMDRLIRFAKSRQGLKLTAQLMQQTDSLTKKDIATWRQAWQAAISIDTPNRARLYDIYTDCLVDLHLTGCIGQRKGKTLQKDFRLVGKDGKEKADATRLLQREWFGDFCDLALDSRFWGHSLIQLGDIVSDGNGMRFEGVELVPRKHVCPEYGVITPEPAADRRTGIPYRDGDLSLWCVEVGKPKDLGLLLKCAPSCISKKNMLAFWDMFGEIFGAPMRVARTNTTDEAERRRIEGSLDRMGAAFWALFPEGTDIEIKESSRGDAYNVYDKRVDRCNSELSKGTLMQTMTIDSGSSLSQSETHLEIFEDVVKADAKMVENVVNDKLLPLMVRHGFPVQGLTFQWDDAASFSPAERREEERLLLEYYEIDPQYFVDNYNIPITGVRQAKTQPDAFFG; translated from the coding sequence ATGGACTTAATCAGTAGTATTAAACAGGCTTTCACGCGGCGCACATACACCGAGGCGGACATGGACAGGCTGATACGGTTTGCCAAAAGCAGACAGGGGCTAAAACTGACCGCGCAGCTGATGCAGCAGACGGACAGCCTGACAAAGAAAGATATTGCGACATGGCGGCAGGCATGGCAGGCCGCCATAAGCATAGACACGCCCAACCGCGCGCGGCTGTACGACATTTATACCGACTGCCTCGTGGATCTCCATCTGACGGGGTGTATCGGACAGCGGAAAGGCAAGACGCTGCAAAAGGATTTCCGACTGGTGGGAAAGGACGGAAAGGAAAAGGCGGACGCCACCAGACTGCTGCAAAGGGAATGGTTTGGCGACTTCTGCGACCTCGCGCTGGACAGCCGTTTCTGGGGGCACAGCCTCATACAGCTGGGCGACATCGTGTCGGACGGGAACGGGATGCGCTTCGAGGGCGTGGAACTTGTGCCGCGCAAGCATGTATGCCCCGAATACGGGGTCATTACGCCGGAACCCGCCGCCGACCGGCGAACGGGAATACCGTACCGCGACGGGGATTTGTCCCTCTGGTGCGTGGAAGTGGGAAAGCCCAAAGACTTGGGGCTGCTCCTCAAATGCGCGCCGTCCTGCATAAGCAAGAAAAACATGCTGGCGTTCTGGGACATGTTCGGCGAGATATTTGGCGCGCCCATGCGTGTGGCGCGTACCAACACCACCGACGAGGCGGAACGCCGACGCATAGAGGGGTCGCTGGACAGGATGGGCGCGGCGTTCTGGGCGTTGTTTCCGGAGGGCACGGACATCGAAATCAAGGAAAGCAGCCGCGGGGACGCTTACAATGTTTATGACAAGCGCGTGGACAGGTGCAACAGCGAACTGTCGAAAGGTACGCTGATGCAGACAATGACCATCGACAGCGGGTCGTCCCTGTCACAGTCGGAAACGCACCTCGAAATTTTCGAGGACGTGGTAAAGGCCGACGCAAAGATGGTGGAGAACGTCGTAAACGACAAGCTGCTGCCCCTCATGGTGCGGCACGGTTTTCCCGTGCAGGGGCTGACGTTCCAATGGGACGACGCGGCATCGTTCAGCCCTGCCGAAAGGCGCGAGGAGGAACGCCTGCTGCTCGAATATTACGAGATTGACCCGCAGTATTTCGTCGATAACTACAACATTCCCATAACGGGCGTGCGCCAAGCAAAAACACAGCCTGACGCTTTTTTCGGGTAA
- a CDS encoding phage tail tape measure protein, whose translation MQNFDYQFNVGGNFTATMDGMAESTGRFNAAVEGTHSWLGKLGQTLAVWDLASNYVSKFNDTLGSLSSSGISLDRQMHDLSAVAGVTGDSLKQIEGYARSSAKAFGIDASQAVEGYKLLLSQLSPELGKYPEALQAMGNCIATTSKLMGGDGVAAAEVLTTAMNQYGISLDDPMKASAEMACMMNVMAAAGQAGSAELPAIKVALQQCGMAAKAANVSFEETNAAIQVLDKAGKKGSEGGVALRNVLSTLAAGRFLPEKTQEELQKAGINVSSLTDKTKPLKERLETLKPLLKDDALLSALFGRENANAALALINGTESLQDFTDAVTGTSSAEEQAAIIMESYAERQARINQQFEDFKISIFQATGDLGIWLSTLMGALVPLSQLMPLLIGMGNLMTWIKGLQWAAMWSHIQGFIYAARLQMAFMNRELITGQFASNGFLINITRATLAVLRFATVGIFQALKGLGALVLSFVTGGTASATFASVASASFGAFKLAAVTACRAVSVAIMNIPIIGWIAAAIAALVALGVYFWNTSAKFRATLKGLGAAFVATFKGIWDLAKNVFGSIGDLIKAAFSLDGKGIKDAINRLKGGFSEFGTNVGKAFYDAYNAEMAASKKAEEAKKKGKPDPNAAGGEVPTVDVPTVTSPDPTGGSLGTVGGGKSDGSGKIRNITVNVDKLVERFEIHTTNLSEDLGKVKDMVGEALLSALNDVNLAM comes from the coding sequence ATGCAAAATTTCGATTACCAATTTAATGTCGGCGGCAATTTTACGGCCACGATGGACGGAATGGCCGAGAGTACAGGCCGTTTCAATGCCGCCGTGGAGGGTACGCACAGCTGGCTCGGCAAATTGGGGCAGACGCTTGCAGTTTGGGATTTGGCGAGTAACTATGTAAGCAAGTTTAACGATACGCTGGGCAGCCTTTCTTCTTCGGGCATATCGCTTGACCGCCAGATGCACGATTTGAGTGCCGTCGCAGGTGTTACGGGTGACAGCCTGAAACAGATTGAGGGGTACGCCCGCAGCAGTGCAAAGGCTTTCGGTATCGACGCCTCGCAGGCTGTCGAGGGCTACAAACTTCTGCTTTCGCAGTTGTCGCCCGAACTCGGTAAATACCCAGAGGCTTTGCAGGCGATGGGCAACTGTATCGCCACCACCAGCAAACTGATGGGCGGCGACGGCGTGGCGGCGGCCGAGGTGCTGACCACCGCCATGAACCAGTACGGCATCAGCCTTGATGACCCGATGAAAGCCAGTGCGGAAATGGCGTGCATGATGAACGTCATGGCCGCGGCTGGTCAGGCCGGTTCTGCGGAACTTCCCGCCATCAAAGTGGCATTACAGCAGTGCGGTATGGCCGCGAAAGCCGCCAACGTCAGTTTTGAGGAAACGAACGCCGCCATTCAGGTACTTGACAAGGCGGGCAAGAAAGGTTCGGAGGGCGGCGTCGCCCTGCGTAACGTGCTGTCCACCCTTGCCGCAGGCCGCTTCCTGCCCGAAAAGACGCAGGAGGAACTGCAAAAGGCTGGCATCAACGTGTCTTCCCTGACAGATAAGACAAAGCCGCTGAAAGAACGTCTGGAAACGCTCAAACCGTTGCTGAAAGACGATGCGCTGCTGTCTGCTCTGTTCGGCCGTGAAAACGCGAACGCCGCCCTTGCCCTGATAAACGGCACTGAAAGTTTGCAGGACTTCACGGACGCGGTTACAGGCACGTCCTCAGCTGAGGAACAGGCAGCCATCATCATGGAGAGTTACGCCGAACGTCAGGCGCGTATAAACCAGCAGTTCGAGGACTTCAAGATAAGCATTTTTCAGGCCACGGGCGACCTCGGTATCTGGCTTTCCACCCTGATGGGCGCACTCGTTCCGCTTTCGCAGCTTATGCCGCTGCTTATCGGTATGGGCAACCTTATGACGTGGATAAAGGGTTTGCAGTGGGCGGCCATGTGGTCGCACATTCAGGGCTTCATTTATGCCGCCCGCCTGCAAATGGCATTCATGAACCGTGAACTGATTACGGGGCAGTTCGCCTCCAACGGATTTTTAATCAACATCACCCGCGCGACGCTGGCGGTGCTTCGGTTTGCCACAGTGGGGATATTTCAAGCCCTCAAAGGTCTGGGCGCGCTGGTTCTGTCCTTTGTCACGGGTGGGACAGCTTCGGCCACTTTCGCGAGTGTCGCCTCCGCCTCTTTTGGTGCGTTCAAGTTGGCGGCCGTTACCGCCTGCCGCGCGGTCAGTGTGGCCATCATGAACATCCCGATCATCGGGTGGATAGCCGCGGCCATTGCCGCCCTTGTCGCTCTGGGTGTTTACTTCTGGAACACGTCGGCGAAGTTCCGCGCTACCTTAAAAGGCCTCGGTGCAGCTTTTGTCGCCACGTTTAAGGGTATCTGGGACTTGGCTAAAAACGTTTTCGGCAGCATCGGCGACCTGATAAAGGCTGCTTTCTCCCTTGACGGTAAGGGCATCAAGGACGCCATAAACAGGCTTAAAGGCGGTTTTTCGGAGTTCGGCACGAACGTCGGCAAGGCGTTCTATGACGCCTATAACGCCGAAATGGCTGCCAGCAAGAAAGCGGAGGAGGCCAAAAAGAAAGGCAAACCCGACCCGAACGCGGCAGGCGGGGAGGTTCCCACGGTGGACGTGCCGACTGTCACGTCACCCGACCCGACGGGCGGCAGCCTCGGAACTGTCGGCGGCGGCAAAAGCGACGGCAGCGGTAAAATCAGGAATATAACGGTCAATGTGGACAAGCTGGTGGAGCGTTTCGAGATACACACCACCAATCTGTCCGAAGACTTGGGAAAGGTCAAGGACATGGTGGGCGAAGCCCTGTTGTCCGCCCTTAACGACGTAAATTTGGCAATGTAG
- a CDS encoding DUF2586 family protein, whose protein sequence is MNSLKIERQNGNVPKSVAGEDHVSGFIAYLADAEIPDGFKTAHVQAVSTIDAAEALGITDKADSWSVKVLHYQLSEIFRVNPSISLYVGIFTKPNSYKFTEIKTVQNFASGRIRQIAIWCGDKAFSADDVTAIQGVADALDTENAPLSVLYAPKVSAVGNMPADAAGANQCRVSVIIAQAGSGTGAELYAAEANKTAKNTVSAIGVVLGLLSSAAVHQSIGWVKNFPTGVNVPAFGDGTLYRDLDKALVEQLDGGRYLFFVTHVGQAGSYVNDSHTMDSAISDYAMIESVRMMDKAVRGVRTYLIPELGGNIYIDADTGKMQAYSISHLETTAGKALEDMEKAGELSGYKVEIDPDQDVLSTSEVEIVIRQVAVGVMRKIKVKIGFAKTV, encoded by the coding sequence ATGAACAGCTTAAAAATAGAAAGACAAAACGGCAATGTGCCCAAAAGCGTGGCAGGTGAAGACCACGTGTCGGGCTTTATCGCTTATCTGGCTGACGCGGAAATCCCCGACGGCTTCAAGACGGCGCATGTGCAGGCCGTTTCGACCATCGACGCGGCCGAGGCGTTGGGCATCACCGACAAGGCCGACAGTTGGTCGGTGAAAGTGCTGCACTACCAGCTTTCGGAGATATTCCGCGTCAATCCGAGCATATCGCTTTACGTGGGTATCTTCACGAAGCCGAACAGCTACAAGTTTACCGAAATCAAGACGGTGCAGAACTTCGCCAGCGGCCGCATCCGCCAGATAGCCATCTGGTGCGGCGACAAGGCTTTCAGCGCGGACGATGTTACCGCCATTCAGGGTGTTGCCGACGCGCTCGACACCGAAAATGCGCCGCTTTCCGTGTTGTATGCCCCGAAAGTGTCCGCCGTGGGTAACATGCCCGCGGACGCTGCAGGTGCGAACCAGTGCCGCGTCAGCGTCATAATCGCGCAGGCAGGCAGCGGAACGGGCGCGGAACTCTACGCGGCCGAGGCCAACAAGACGGCTAAAAACACCGTGTCGGCCATCGGCGTTGTGCTGGGGCTTCTCTCTTCGGCCGCCGTACATCAGTCCATCGGCTGGGTCAAGAATTTCCCCACGGGCGTGAATGTACCCGCCTTTGGTGACGGCACGCTTTACCGCGACCTTGACAAGGCACTTGTTGAGCAGCTGGACGGCGGCCGTTACCTGTTCTTCGTTACCCATGTGGGACAGGCGGGCAGCTACGTGAACGACAGTCACACGATGGACAGTGCCATCAGTGACTACGCCATGATAGAAAGCGTCCGCATGATGGACAAGGCCGTGCGCGGTGTGCGCACCTACCTTATCCCTGAATTGGGCGGCAACATCTACATCGACGCTGACACGGGCAAGATGCAGGCGTACAGCATCAGCCATTTGGAAACGACGGCGGGCAAAGCCCTCGAAGATATGGAAAAGGCGGGCGAACTGTCGGGCTACAAGGTGGAAATCGACCCCGATCAGGATGTATTAAGCACCAGCGAGGTGGAAATCGTTATCCGACAGGTGGCCGTGGGTGTCATGCGTAAAATCAAAGTAAAAATCGGATTTGCTAAAACAGTATAA